CCAAGCTATTTAACAGGAGTGATGCAGTACAGTCCTTCTTATGCAGGTATTATCATGATCTCATTGACTTTTCCTGTGCTATTTTGCCCATTATTAGCAGGAAAAATTGTTTCACTTGGTGTATCAGCAATAGTTATTATTTTGATTAGTCTAGTATTAATGATTTTAGGTGGAATTCTATTATTTTTAGTTGGAGGTATTGATGGGCAGCTATATCTGATCAATATTGCATTATTTATGATCGGCACGGGAATGGGTCTGACCGCTGGGCTTGTTGATGGATTAGCATTAAGTTGTGTTGAGCCTGATCAGACAGGAATGGCCGCTGGCTTATTGAATACATTGCGTTTGGGTAGTGAAGCAATAGCTGTTGCTTTATATGGTTCATTATTAGTTACTAATCTTAATAGAAATTTACCAAACTTATTGACAAAATATAGTTTGTCAAGTGAGTTAATGGAAGAGTGGATAAATTCTGTGGCTAGTGGAAATCTAACTGCACCACTGACTAATGTTGCTACAAATATGCATTCAATAATGCTTGATGATATAATTTTAAGTTATCATAATGCTTTCAATGTTACCTTAGTTATGTTGACCGTTATTAGTGGAATGATCTCTTTGGTCAGCTTATTTTTATTGAAAAGAAAAAGTTCCCATTAAATAAAATAGATTACAAAAATAAATATTTATGAGCACAATGACAGGTTTCTGTTCTTGTTTCATTCCAAATAGTTGAAAGCATGATGAGTTAAACTAAATCAAATCTTAACTAATAACCAACCGTTTTTTGTAGTTGCCTATTAGGTTGAATATTGGTCATAAATTTTCTTATAATTTTGTTATTCTATATATAAATGTGCCATTGTATTTTAAGCAAGAGCACATTTTATATAAATGAATTCATTGATTGCTATAATATTAAAATCTATTATCTTGAACTATTAGTAAATATAGAGGCTTTATTTTGTTATCATCAAGATCATTAATCGCTAAATAGATTGATTGACTTACGCTTTACTACTGCTTGACAAGATTATATTTTTTGAAATATCACCACTTTTTCATACAACAAAATTAAGTGGTAGTCATATATGTTGTACCAATACACATAGGCAGGAAAACGTTGGTGTAATTTATTTGTATTGCTAATTTTTTTATAAATTCAGTTATAAATGTTGCTTCATCAACCTCAACATCATAAGGGAATAGTTTATTTCTTAACAAGTGAGTTACAATAAATACATCAAAACAACGATTGAGTAATTGACTATCAAACTTTCCCCTTTGTCTGGATGAACATGAACTCCAGTTGATAATATTCTATTAGTTCTTAGAACCTTTATACTTTTTCTACCCATCAAATACTGATGGGTATTAATTTTATAAAGATATATAAATCTTCCTACCTAAAGACTTCTTTTAGTAATAAAGTATCAACATCATATAATTTTAAATTTTCTTAATTAGTTATAGTTTTAGGATTTATCATATTTAACCAATGGAAGTCGAAGTTCTTTTCTTTTTTGATAGCGAAATGAAACACAATAAAGATGCAAATGTTAAAATAGCTACAACCGCCCAAACTGCTCCCCATCCATAGCTATGTGCAATATTGGATACTAGAATAGGTGTTAAAAAATAAGCAAAAAATACTGTGCTACCAACCATACCCAATGCAGTTCCTGCTCTTTCAACACCAGCTTTTACAGCTGCTTCTGTATAAGCAAGACCGTGCCATGCATGTCCAAATAAACCCGTTAATACAAGAAAAGTGACACCCAAGTAAGTGTTATTCACCATTAAACAAAGTATAAAAGAAGCAATTCCACTTAGTACGGCATAATGCTTTAATAAAGAAATACGATTCTTTTTCCGGTCAGTATAAAAACCTGACCAAATTCTGAGAATTCCACCACCTATTTGAACACCAATGAGAGTGATAGAGATCAAAGTTAAATTGATATCGAGAACATCTCTCATATAAACGCCTCCAAAGGTAAGTACTGCCATTTGCGGTACAGTTAGAAAGCCTGCGGCGATAACAACTTTCCAGACGTCAGCACTTTTCAGTGGTGACACGGTTATAGTAGATGTTCTTTCATTTTGGAATTCATTTTGTTTAGAGTTAATAAAAAACAAAACAGCAAAACCGACAGTTAAACCTATTACAGCTAAGGCTAAAAAAGTCACTTCAAAACCATATGAATAAGCTAGCCAAGGAAGTAAACCAGTACCAATTGCCCCACCTACTGGAATTGCAGTTTGGCGAACACTCATAGCAAAGCCCCGCTCACTATCATCGAACCATTGCATTATTGTTCGACCTGATGACGAGTTAATACTACCGCCACATGCTCCAGCCATTGCCAAAGCAGCTCCTAAGTGTAAATATTTAATCCCACTATTTGAATTTCCTGGTGTAAGCCATAATGCTATAACGACAAATACTAGTGTTGATGACCATAGTCCTAAAATTAGAACTGTCTTATCGCCTAAATTATCCGTGATAATTCCCCAAACTATCTCAGAAGCTGCAACACCAAGTCCCATTGAACCTAATACAAAACCAAGTTCATGCAATGAAAAATTGTAAGATTCTCGCATTAAAATTCCAGTTATAGGAATGCCAGCAAACCCCATTGCGAATGTTGCTTGTGCCAACACTCCGATTCCAAGCACAAACCAACGATAATTATTTGTTTTATTCATATATTTATATTTCCTTAATTAATAGTTTAAATTTAGTGTTTTAGATTCTGTTTATAGATGACGCAATTTTATTGCTCGACTCGTTATGCCTTTTAGCTCAAGTAGAAAAATCACACTTTTGATTAATAAAGTGAACTGTTTAATCATTTCTTCAATAGATTGTCAGCAAGTGATGTTATATTTATTTGCTAGGCAAATATCATTATCTGTAGCCACGATCTCAATAGTGCCATTTTTACTTCTACTAATAGCATCAAATACAAGCTCAAGATCTTTATTCAATGCTCTAGAAAATCTTGTAATTTCAGACCAAGTAACGCTCCGACAAATCAATTTTATTGCTTCAAAATCAAATATAGATGAAGCTGAAAATCCTTATTCGATATGATTAACTCCAAGTGACTTTAACTTTAGAGTTATTAGTGGTTTATGTATTAGATTCATCACATTTTGTGATGTTTGTTCCTTATCATTTGACGTTGTATCTAAAATTGATGTTTTTTTCATTTTACAATTTCCAATTTTTCATTATAATAAAAATACATACTATTATGTATAGTTAATGGATTTACTAAGGCTTG
The sequence above is drawn from the Gilliamella apicola genome and encodes:
- a CDS encoding MFS transporter, which gives rise to MNKTNNYRWFVLGIGVLAQATFAMGFAGIPITGILMRESYNFSLHELGFVLGSMGLGVAASEIVWGIITDNLGDKTVLILGLWSSTLVFVVIALWLTPGNSNSGIKYLHLGAALAMAGACGGSINSSSGRTIMQWFDDSERGFAMSVRQTAIPVGGAIGTGLLPWLAYSYGFEVTFLALAVIGLTVGFAVLFFINSKQNEFQNERTSTITVSPLKSADVWKVVIAAGFLTVPQMAVLTFGGVYMRDVLDINLTLISITLIGVQIGGGILRIWSGFYTDRKKNRISLLKHYAVLSGIASFILCLMVNNTYLGVTFLVLTGLFGHAWHGLAYTEAAVKAGVERAGTALGMVGSTVFFAYFLTPILVSNIAHSYGWGAVWAVVAILTFASLLCFISLSKKKRTSTSIG